The Streptomyces sp. NBC_01363 region TGGTCGCCTGCGCGGCGACGTTGTGGGAGCGACCGGCCATGACCAGCTCGCGGTACTCGCCCGCCAGCTTGCCGAGCCTGGCCAGGACCGCCACCGTGCGGTCGCGCATCAGCTCCAGGGAGAGCCGGATCTGAAGCTGCTCGACGTTCTCCGTGAGGTCCCGGGACGTCATCCCCTTGTGGACCTGCTCGTGGCCGGCGAGGGCGTTGAACTCCTCGATCCGGGCCTTGACGTCATGCCGGGTGACCTTCTCGCGCTCGGCGATCGAGGCCAGGTCGACCTGGTCGATGACACGTTCGTAGTCGGCGAGCGCGGCGTCCGGCACCTCGATCCCGAGGTCCTTCTGAGCGCGCAGCACCGCCAGCCACAGCCGGCGTTCCAGCTCTACCTTCTGCTCGGGGGACCAGAGGACGGCCAGCTCCGCGGAGGCGTAGCGGCCGGCCAGGACATTGGGGATGCGAGGCTTCGCAGACACAGCAGTCACGTGTCCAGAGTTTACCTGCCGTTTTCAGCGGTTCGTGAGCGCCCACAGAGTCCATAAGGTCCAGGTCAGAGGCGCCTGGACCACCCTCTCACGCACGGCGTGCGAGACGCGCGGGACGAAACGGCCCCGGCCGGTGATTCCAGCACCGCGGGGGCCTTGAGCCGAAGCCCTTCCGATCAAGGAAGCCGAACCCGTGCAAGACCGTCGCCCGAGCGCCGAGCCGGGCGGCCTCCTCGCGGCTGTCCTCGATGCGCTCGCCGGTCAGATGCGCTCGCCGGTCCCAGGAAGACATCCGTCCGCATTCCGGCCGCGTCGTGCACGCCCGGGTGGAGCGGCTCCGGCAGGGCGACGACTCTGGTCGGCCCGCGGACCACCGCGGGCCCGTCCTGCGCGGCACCCCTCCTCCGGGTACTGCCACCGGGGCGCCGCGGAAAAGGAGGCAGGCAGGCCGACGCGCGCGGCGTGCGCTGTCACGATGCCGCCCCTCGACCACGGCCCGGTCCCCCTCACCCGCCCGGCTCGGTGCGCCGGACACACCGAGCACCCGGTCGAATACCGGGCCGTCCTCGCCCACACCCACGCCGGCGGCGAGGGAGAGGACGACCCAGTGCGGGACGACGAAGCCCCGCCGGACATCCGGCGGGGCATCGTGGCGCGGCGGGCTGCGAAGGGGTGCGGCGTCCGGGGCGGGCACCGTCGTACTGCGGCTCTCCGCTTTCGTGTACGTGGAGCAACGAAGCGGTGACGACACGTGTGGCGCGGATGTGTGAAGGGCTGCACCGGGTGCCCTGTACCTCGTCAGTAGGACACGGTCCGAGGTCCGAGGCCCGCCGACGACGGCGTCTCCTCCTTCGGCGATGTCGCAACGGGTCGGTGCCTCGGCGTCCGGCCTGCGCGCTCCGTCACGTTCCGAGAACGGCGGACCCGGACGTTCCGAGAACGTCGGACCCGGGCCCTGCGCCACCGGTCACCGGCACCGAATGCGCCCCGTCACCCTGCTGCCGGGAGTGCCGATAGTGCAGGACCTCAACGCCGCCCGTAGTAGGCCGATAGTGCAGGACCTCAACGCCGCCCGTAGTAGAGCGAGTCGTGCGCGGTGTCCGGGAGGTACAGAACATCGTTCCCGTCCGAGTCCCGTCGCACCGCGAGCCGGTCCGCGCTCACGCCCGGCGCGGCGGACTGCGAGGTCCACGTGCTGCCCGACTCGGTCGCGACGAAGACGCGGTCGGTGCCGGAGCCGGTCACGTAGTAGACCCGCTGGGCGTCCGTCCCGTCCCAGGTGATGCCGAGGGCCGCAGCGGTCTGGCCGCCGGCGTACACGGTCTGGCGGGCCCAGTCGCCGCCGCTCGGATACGCGTAGTAGACGCGGAAGTTGCCGCCGCTGTCGGCCGAGCGGTAGCGGTAGGCGACCTTCGGGGTGGAGCCGTCGAGGGTGAGCTTGGCGCTCTGCACCGCCGGACCCGTATAGGCGTTGTCGATGCTCCACTCCTCACCCGTGGTGAGTTCCTGGATCACGTCGGACGTGCCGGGTGCCACCGGGGTGGTCACGGCCGCGCCCGCGCTGTCCGCGAAGGCGCCGGTCGACGGGTCGTAACGCAGGTACGAGAGCTGGTGCCGGAATCCGGTGGCCGGGGCCTTGGCCCACTCGTACAGGAGGTGCACGCGCCCGGCGGCGTCCACCGTCAGGTCGTCGGGGTACACGGAGCGGTTCAGCGCGCCGGCGAAGGTGGCGACCACGCTCCAGTGTGCGGCGGCGTTGTCCCAGCGGTACAGCTTGCCGGGACGCTGGTCGGCGCCGGCACCGACGCGGGCGGCCAGGTACAGATCGCCGTTGGGCGCGGTGGCCACGATCGGGTAGGTGATGCCCACGCCCTGGTCGGGCAGTTCGGCCGCGTGGTCCGTGACGTCCCCGCCGGCGGCCTCGGTGCGGAAATAGCGCCAGGCATTGGCGTGCATGGA contains the following coding sequences:
- a CDS encoding BNR-4 repeat-containing protein is translated as MRRPTARAYAASAAALAALLTLVPAAQADSTDLTTTATVIEKVPYAMDSSNQAAWWTPAATYKGRGQYTYFAFNEPGSTAATHRPAIARRDPDGVWSRLPLLDKSGQQAEFADDNGHNQPSVARDGSGRLHVFASMHANAWRYFRTEAAGGDVTDHAAELPDQGVGITYPIVATAPNGDLYLAARVGAGADQRPGKLYRWDNAAAHWSVVATFAGALNRSVYPDDLTVDAAGRVHLLYEWAKAPATGFRHQLSYLRYDPSTGAFADSAGAAVTTPVAPGTSDVIQELTTGEEWSIDNAYTGPAVQSAKLTLDGSTPKVAYRYRSADSGGNFRVYYAYPSGGDWARQTVYAGGQTAAALGITWDGTDAQRVYYVTGSGTDRVFVATESGSTWTSQSAAPGVSADRLAVRRDSDGNDVLYLPDTAHDSLYYGRR